Part of the Butyrivibrio fibrisolvens genome, CAAGATCTTCAGCCATAAGGAAGTTGAGAAAGCTGCAAGAGAACAGGTCAAGAAGATGAAGATCACCAATCCTGTGATCACCTGTGAATATTGTGGAAGCCAGATAGATACTTCAAGAGAGGAGGTCTGTTCACATTGCGGAGCACCGTATGATGTATCTGCGGACTGGCGTGCAAGATTCAATGTCAGCGATTCTTTTATCGAGGAAAGTGCGGATGAAGTAATTAGTAGTCAGGAATCCAAAGTAAAAGAAGAGACAGCTAATATGTTAAAAAAGATCAAAAGAAGGATCATTACCTTATGTGTTCTTGTCTTTGGTCTGCTGATAGTGGGAGCTATCATCTTAGTAACAGATGGTCCGGGTAACTATAGAGGCAATGAAAAGCTCAATGATAAGAATGGTTATCGTAACTGCGTTGATGTCGATTATAAGATCAATGGTGACGGTGTCATATACGATGATGGCAATGTTAAGATAACAGTCGCAGGCATTTATTATGAAGAAAACAGTACCAGAAGATATAATGGGCTTATGAGATCTAACGGCAAGATAGCCTTTACTGTAGAGAACAGCCATGATGAGAACATATACGTATCTATAAGCTGCAACAGTATCAATGAGATAAGTAGTGACACTAATTATATCAGTATGTATGGTCGTTTTAAGAAGAATAAAACTGTAACTATCTATGAGCAGATATATCAGTTTCCGGGAGAAGGTATTTCAGAGCTTTACTTTGACAGGATATATGTTTCTTGCGATGACTATAAGCATGGTGAGGAAAATGTAGAGGGTATAAAGCTAACTACTACTCATGATGAGACATGTGAGTATGACCTTGATGGGTATAAGATGATATATACCAATGATAAATTCGATGTATATGCTAGGTATACAGATGAAAGCTATGATGAAGGCTATATACTGTATATAAATAATAAGTCAGACAAAGCATTTAGGATAACTACCAAAGATATTCTTGTAGATGACGCAAGCTGTGATATATACGGAATTAGGGATTTATATATACCTTCCGGATATAAGCTAAAGACAAGTACTTTGTACAGTTCTGAAGATACTTTTGAAAATTTAAAATCCAAAGAAGTTAAGATGAGTATAGCATTTAACTGTAAGGAAGATCCTTCACTTGACTTCTCAACAGGATACATAGAACTCAACTGATATAACTCACTAAAACTTAAGCGTAGTGGCTTAGTAATTGAAACTCCCCACTTGGATAGTACAGTATCGCAAAGTGGGGAGTATATTCTTAGATATATTTTATTTCAGTACATTATCTTTGAGCATCAGGAGTTTTTCGCAAGGGGTGGTCCTTCTGGTAGCATTGAGTATAAAGAACACACCGGCTCCAACCAGGACGAATATAAGAGATGGTCCCAAAGCATCTGTGAAGAAATCACAGATAGAGAATATTCCGAAGAATATAACAGGGACTACACTTACTATGCATAGCAGTATGCCTCCGGCCAGCATGAATGATTTGTTTTCCTGATTATCAATAAGCTCGTTTTGGATTACGAATTCGGTTTCGGGATCCAGCATACAATGTTCATGATCAAGGAATCTCCACAGCTTATTTCTGCTTGTAGACAGGAGAATAAGTGCAACTCCCAAACCCACGGATACAAATAAAAGAATAACACCTATTGCTTCAATGAAGTCAGAAAATAAACTTAATATAAAGATGTCTCCAAGCCCTGAAGCAAGAATAGGGCCAATCGGAGCTATAATGCAGAAGAATACACCGCATCCGAGTAATATTCTGGATGAAGTACAATCTTTAATATAGTTGTCAGCTTCATAAGAGTCTATTATGCGCCTTCCCTTGGGGGGCATTTCATAGTTTAGAGCATCATTTTTAGGCGCAGGTATGATGCTATGCTTTTTCTGACCCAGGATTTCCATAAGATCTTCCTTACTTCCGAATTCAGAGATGATAGTACCTATCACTTCATTTTTGGGCATACCGCTTTGAATAAGCTCATTGTATTTGTCTTCCATCATAGAATACAGTTCCTGCTTGGCTTTTCTGGCTTGCGGAGTATCAGGAATGCTTGCAAACATTGCGTCCAGATAGTTTTTGATAGTTTCCATAGTTAGTTCCCCTCTTTTATTTATTCGTCAATAAATCTTTCTATTACGTCCTTGGTAAGACGCCATTCTTCACACTTTTCCCTATAATAATTAAGCCCTTGGTCCGTGATCTTGTAGTAAGTACGGCGCTTACCATTGTCTGCCTCCATGCTAAAGGACGTTATATAACCGTTCTTTTCCAACCTTGTGAAAGCAGAGTAAAGCGTAGTCTCCTTGATCAGGTACTTGTCATCAGATACAGCCCGGATATTCCTTGATATCTCATAGCCGTAGGATGGCTCCTTCCTTAGGAAAAAGAGTATGATGGTATCGTTATAACCTCGGATCACATCACTACTGATCTCTTGCATAAGATAAACTCTCTTTCGGTACGTGTATTAGGTGATGAATTATTAACTTCCCACGTAGGTGATACTGCACCGTCCAAGTGAAAAGTTTGAGTCATTAATACTGACAATATTGAAATAATACAAATGAAATACTCGTGTGTTATGTACTACGATAATCGTTACTACGACTGTCATAGTAAATATACTACTACAGTCGGGGTATGTCAATATGCTAGATATAGCTTTATCTCTAGTGAACAATTATACTTGATTATGATAGGATGTTTGTGAGAAGATCCATTAAGGAGAAATAGCCATGAAATCTATACTTATCAAGGATACAACCAAAGAAGAGCGTGAGCAGATAGTAAAGAGTTCACTGGATTGTGGCGGCGGTTGTGAGAACTGCTCTTCATGCTGGCTCGGAGGCGGAAGCCCCTGGGATATATACCAGGATTATATTGATGGTAAGAAAGAAATCCGTGACATAAATATGGAATACATGGAAAAGTATCGACAGGACAGGCAGATACACTAGTGTGCTGACTTGTTCATATAAAAAAGATTGAGGGATAAGATGACAGAAAAACAGATATATTGGTCAAGAAAACGGGATGAACTTGTGACAGCTATCAAGCAGCGTGGGTTCCCCAGGGAACTTGGTGAGCAGATTGCAAAGCAGCTGGGAAGCCCCAAGGCTATGGACAGGATGCTGGCGTATATTTATAATGTGAAGCCCCGAACTGCGGAACTGATCGTGGATGAAATGCTGGCCATCTGCAGTGATATAGATACATGGCACAAAAAGAAATCTGCAGAAGAAGCTAATGCAAAATATAACGAGATTCTGTACTACGGCCTTGAAACTGATGATGAGGAAAACTACTAAGGAATTTCTTATGTTCTTTCGGCATGCATTCTCTTTTTGTTTTCATACATGTTGTTATCTGCACGCTTAAAGACGTTTATTGCACCTTCATCTTTATCACTGTCATACGTGGCATAACCAATCGCAGCTGAAACTGCTTCCCAGGGAGATAGACCCTTGTTGTTTGCCAGGTCCGAGAGTTCTTGGTTGAACTTATCTATTAGAGAATCAATATTTTCAAGGTCCTGACCCTTTAGGATTATGACAAATTCGTCACCTCCCACTCTGAAGACAGGAGAGTGGGCAAATATAACGCAGACTATATGACAAATGTTCTTGATGGCTTCATTACCTTTTTCGTGACCATAAGTATCATTGATGATTTTCAGGTAATTAAGATCAACGACTCCGATTCCAAATTCAGTTTTTTCAAGCTTAAGATTCCATTCAAGGCTCTTGATCTCATTGTCGTATGCGGTCTTATTTCGTATTCCGGTCAGAGAATCACGGTTTGCAAGGACTTCCAGCTGGGAGTTCTTATCCTGCATGTCACTTATCTTTTTATCTTTGTTGATCAGGTCAGAGGCATAATTCCTTATATCCTCAACCATGGAGAAGATGGAGCCTGACAGGGATTCAATCTCATCATGGGTATGTATGTCAATTTCGTCCATAACAAGTTCTGATACAGGAGCGCGCTTTCGGCATTTGTCTTCAATTTTGCCGGTTGCATTTTCAAGATTCCTTATAGGCTTGACTATTCGCTTGTTATACCATCTGTTGAGCGCTAAAACAAGAAGCAGACCTGCTATAAGTGCAACTATGAATGTCGCAAGCGCATATGTATAGGCTGCTTTATATATATCATCAATAAGGATATCCCCACAGATCACAGCAATGGGCTCTCCTTTTGAATTTATCAGAGGACGGATTGCGGTATATATTTTCCCAAAGTCAGTATCATTTCTAAAGTAAGTGACAGTTGTATCCGTGTCCATGCGCTTAAGGTACTCAAGGGCGACATCCTTTGGATAAGCATCTCCGGTATAGTTTCCAAGATCGGTAAGTTCATCTGCTTCATATGTTTTTTCATATAAAGTATATGCAGCAAGGACATCCATCATGTTGTCCGGAGGATCTGCACTTAATGGCTCAATTATATATATATAAAAGGTCATGGGTTTCCTTAACGTCATTTGCCAGAGTCTGCAGTTCGTTGTACTTGTCTGATTTGACACCGGTACGCATACACTCTTCAAGGTCATCAACATCTATGCATCTGCTCAGAAAGTTGATGGCATCACCGGCATAGTTCTGATATCTGCTTATCATATCCCTTCTGTAAATATCAAAGCACAAAGTGCCCACGGAAATAGATATGAATATAACAATGATTATGCTGATGCGGATAAGTGATTTTTGTAAGGAAGTTTTCATTTTTTTATTGTTCATATCTGCCCTGCCTGTACCTCCATATTAATTGTAACTTGGATTGCGCTGTGACTCAACAAAAAGCTTTATAAACAAAAAACATGTGCTTTTTGTTTACAGGAAGTTTATAGATTATGTTGCATATTAAATGTTACTATATAAACGTAGAAGATTGCCTTCATTTTAGGTTGCAGAGTAACTTTTGGCTGCACGCTGTTCCAGGGTTATTACTTTTCAAAGCCTCTGCCTTTAGAAGAATTTGAGGCAATGCTCAAGGAATAGATTTTGAAATCATTTAGGGAGATTATAAGTTTGAAAGTGTTCCACTTTCAAACCCAAATTGATGACGCGAGCTCCATCAATTTGAACCATTAGTCACTCGTTTCACTCGCGACATGAGGTTAATTATGAAAATCGCTGAATTGATGGCAAATAAGCTTGAGAAACTCTTTCAGGAGGCATCGCTGGAGAATATTAAAGCAGATACCTACAAGGACCTCTGTGGTGCGCTTCATGTCACGAAAATGTATTATGACATGGATCTTGGTGGTGATGACAGATACCGGAACCACAGGACGGGGAAACTTATATTTGAAGCAACACCAGTTGATGACAAGCTTGTTCTTTATGATTCCGGCATGCCGGGAGGCTTAAAAAAGTGTTACAACTTCTACTATGATGGAAATGAGTATGTCCATGCCTACATAGAATTCGAAAAAGCTGTAAAAGAAGATGACATTGATCAGGAACTGTGTGCGTTTATGGCAAATGTTATCTACATCATCATAAGCAGACAGAACATGAGAAAGATGCTTGACTATGCTGAGACATCTGATGTTCTTACAGGAATCCCTAATATTGCAATGGTACAAAGAAAATATTATACGGTACTACAGCATTCCAGGCCACAGGATTATGCCGTTCTAAGGATCAACCTCAGAAACTTCAGATACATTAATGAGATGTGTGGTGCACAGGCAGGAGATGAAGCCATAATACAGTATTCAAGGAAACTGCTTAAGTTTACAGAAGATGATGAATGTGCCGGACGCATGGGCGGGGATAATTTTGTAGTATACCTGCACAATGAGAATCTAAAGAACTTTTTAAAGAAGATAAGTACAGTCACCATATCAAAGCTTAAGAATGCTCCAAATAATCGCTTTGACGTTGTGGCATGGGTCGGGATATCCATGCTCTCAGAAGATGAGAACAAGACTTTCCTTGAACGCCTTAACGATGCAAATGTAGCCTGTGGGCTTGGAAAGAGCAGATTAAAGCAGGACGTTGTTTATTATGGCAAAGAGCTGAAAAATATGGTGATGCAAGGAAGGGACATTATAGGAATATTTCCGACTGCAGTAAAGAACCATGAGTTCACGCCTTTTTTCCAGCCTAAGGTTGACATGAAAACGGGCAAACTTGTTGGTTTTGAAGCGCTGTGCAGGTGGTTCCATGAGGACCATTACATATACCCTGATCAGTTTATTCCGATATTGGACAGAGAGGGACTTATACCGAAGCTTGATCTTGCCATATTTGATGAAACCTGCAAAGCGATAAAAAGATGGAAAGAAATGGGACTTACTCCACCAAGGATTTCAAGTAACTTTTCCAGAAAAGACCTTTTTGTACCAAAGATAGAAAACAAGATATTAAAGGTAATAGAGGAAAATGGCCTATCTACTGACGATGTGGAAATAGAGATAACAGAGAGCACAAAGGATGTTGAGTATGAGAGACTCATTACATTTGTAAAGACTCTCAAAGAAAATGGGCTGTTTATATCCATCGATGACTTTGGTACCGGATATTCATCCCTGTCACTTCTCCATAACATCGATGTAGATGTAATAAAGATCGATAAGTCTTTTACAGATATGATAACAGCAGATGATAAAACTGCGATTCTTGTTGAAAGCATAATAACTATTGCACAAAGACTAAAGATGGAGATCATCGCAGAAGGCGTTGAGACGAAGGAGCAGGGTAAAAAACTTGTGGAACTGGGTTGTAATCTGGCGCAGGGGTATTATTACAGTAAGCCGGTAGACTATCAGTCTGCGACAGAGATTATAAACAGTTGCGATTATGCACCGGTCGTATAAGACATACCGGGACTACCATGAGCCTCAACCGCAGCTCGTTTCTCATCAAGGGCAAGGACTAGAAGAAAAGCAAGGAAGGAGAAAATGGCTATGATTTACAGAAAATTTCAGGAAATCAGATTATCAGGACTTGGCTTTGGAGCTATGAGGCTGCCTGTGGTCGGAGGAGATGATGGCAACATCGACGAAAACGAGACTATCAAGATTTCAGATATGATGTCTGATTTTGTGGAAAAAATAGGCTGATAGTTTCGGAGGTCATTTATGAGATACAGAGAAAATAAAAGAACCGGGGATAAGGTCAGTGAAATAGGCTTTGGCTCAGCTTATATATTTGAGGCAGGCACAAGTGCGGCAGTTGAAACTCTTTGTCATGCCTATGAGGGCGGAATAATGTACAATGATAGCTTTTTTATGGAGGAAGTTTGAAAGTGTTCCACTTTCAAACCCAAATTGGTGTCGCGAGCTCCACCAATTTGAACCATTAGTCACTCGCTTTGCTCGCGACATGAGGTTAAAAATGAAGGCAGAACAGTTATGGACAGAATATTGCTCCAAAAAAGGAATAGATATAAATACCCCTTATGAAGCGTGGAGCTTTGGCGAAGATGAAGAAGGAGATGACCTTCTCCGACTAGTCCTTGCGGGAAAGAAGTTTGGCACAGCTAGTCTCTATGATGCATACGAAGCAGAAGATGCTCTTGATGAGCTTCCTAAGGCAGGTGATTACAGCGTTTTGTTAAATAGTAAGAATGAAGCTGTATGCATTATAAAAAACTACGATGTATACATAAGAAAGTTTAATGAAGTGCCTCCTTATCACGCATATTCTGAAGGAGAGGGTGATAGATCCCTTAAATACTGGAGAGAGGTGCATAAGGAGTTTTTTGAAGAAGAAGCGAAGGAAGACGGAATTGAATTTACGGAAGAATCCAGAGTTGTATGTGAGAAGTTTTCTCTTGAATATACTTTGGAAAAAGAAACTACCGCTGACGACGAACTTCTTTTTATAGAACCTTCAATGGTTTTTGCAGACGAAATCGCAGCTTATAGGCAGGAAATGCTGGATGTGGATTCAAGTTTTGATGGATGCTTTTCTATGAAAAGAATGCCTGATCCAAAGGAATATGTAGACTATTGTATAGGCTGGGCGAATCCGAGCAGAGTTGCAGATGAACATGGTGCCTGGGGCAATGTCCTTATGGTATTTAGGAAATCCGATATGAAAATGGTAGGTTGTATGCAGGTTCACAACGTTTTAACCCAGCGTATGAAAGACTTCACAGGTCATGTTGGCTATTCTGTTAGGCCATCAGAAAGGGAAAAAGGATATGCTAAAAGAATGCTTGCAAAGTCTCTTGATTTTTTAACGGCTTTTGGATTTAAGGAAGTATACGTTAGTTGTGTGCCAACGAATATTGCAAGCAGGAAGACTATTTTGGCTAATGGTGGAGAATATATTGAGACAAAATACCTGGAGTGCGATAATGTAAATCTTGAACGGTATAGAATTTGCATATAATAGAAATTGTATTTCAGGATAACTGTTTATTAGGCATAAATGGAGGATATGAAAATGTAATAACTTGCAAGAATGATACGAGCGGAGCAGATTAAAAATAGTCTGTTCCGTATCTTATTATGCCAAAATATCATTGCACAAAATTCCTCTTTTGTGATATGCTATATATAGGAGGCGCAAAATGGGTGAAAATTCAGCATATTACAATTCCCTGAAGCAAAAACGCAGGCAGGACACAGAGAATATTAAATCATCATTACCTCAGCATGTGCACGGTTTTGTAGACGAATGCCTGTTGAGATATCAGCCAAGTACTGCATTTAACTATGCGCAGGATATTCTGTTTTTCTATAAATATTTGAAAGAAAAGAATCCTATCTGTAGAAATCTTGAACTGCGAAACATTACTTTTGAAGTAATTGAAAATCTTGGGCCACAGGATATCAATGAATTTCAAAATTATGTTGCTTCAGGCCATAAACCGGACAAAACAGGCAATATAAAGCCAGTTAATGAGCGTGCAATTGCCAGAAAAATGGCTGCTGTTAGGAATTACTTCCAATATCTGGTTAAATACGACTATCTTAATGCAGATCCAACGATTAAAGCAGTTGTAAAAAAGAAAAATCCAGAGAAAAAAGATATTCGGAGGCTCGATTCTGAACAGGTACAGAAGCTTATTGATTCCGTAGAAAATGTTAATTCTGCCAGCTATCACTCAAGAGTAATGTCTGAGATTACTGCCAAAAGAGACCTGGCTATTGTGACACTTCTTTTAAATACAGGAATCCGTGTATCAGAGTGCGCTGGCCTTGATCTTACAGATGTAAACTTTGACGAAAATTCCATTACGATCGTCAGAAAAGGTGGCTACGAGGATCATCTTTACATAAACGAATTAATAAGAAATACTTTGAAGGATTATATCAAAAACGAGCGCCCTACCCTGCTTGAAAATGCTGAAGATCCAGCTCTTTTTATATCCTTAAAACATAGACGAATGTCAATAAGAAGCATTCAACATATGATAGAAAAATACGGTAAGAATACTGGCCTTTCGCAGAAACTGACGCCACATAAGCTTCGCAGGACCTATGGTACAGCGCTTTATAACAAAACAAGCGATATTTATATGGTGGCTGATGTATTGGGACATAAAGATGTTAACACTACAGTAAAACACTATGCTGCAATTGAGGAAGAACATAAGAGACAGGCATCACAGGTCGATGTTTATGCTCCAGATCCGGATGAAAAAAGTCGACTATGATTATATCTTGAGTGTTCTTTCATAATAGAAACAGATAGATTATACAGAGATTAAGATAAATCAACAAAGGATATGTGATCTGATGGATAAAAATAAAATTAAAGGAATCTTATTAACAACTATAGGTGCTGCCTGTTGGGGTCTTTCTGGCTCAGTTGGGCAGTATCTTTTTGACGTGCAAATGATGGACAGCAGATGGCTTGTGCCTATCAGGTTGGGACTTTCCGGAGTGCTAATTCTACTGTACTCACTTATCAAATATCCAGACTCTGTTTTTTTACCATGGAAAAGCAAAGAAAAGGCAATAACTATGCTCATCTATGGACTGGCAGGTGTGTCAGCATGTCAGTTCCTGTACTTTCTCACAATAGAACTGTCCACTGCAGCTGTTGGAACAATCATGCAAGATTTGGCTCCAATATTCATCCTAGGATATACATGTATAACAACCAAGAGATTTCCCAAGTTTTTGGAAATATTGTCAATCATAATGGCTCTACTAGGCGTTTTCTTCCTTACAAGCCATGGCAACATTACTACAATGACAGTGCCGTCACTTGCAATAATTACAGGTGTCTTAAGCGCTGTTTGCGTTATGATTTATAATGTGCTTGCTCCTAAACTCACGAACGATATTCCTGTCATAGTTGCTCAGGGCTGGTCTTTCCTGCTTGGAGGTATATGCATCGGTATCATTTTCAGAACCTGGACAATCCACTATATTCCAAATCTCTATGGAATATTAGGCATTATATTTGTTATTGTAGTTGGCAACCTCTGCGCCTTTACTCTATATATCAGCGGTGTGAAACTTATCGGACCATCCAAAGCAATTCTCTATAGTTTTGCTGAGCCTCTGACCGCAGCAGTCATTTCAACTTTGGTCCTCGGAAGTGCCTTTACGGCATTTGATGCACTGGGCTTTGCGATGATCTTT contains:
- a CDS encoding PadR family transcriptional regulator; the protein is MQEISSDVIRGYNDTIILFFLRKEPSYGYEISRNIRAVSDDKYLIKETTLYSAFTRLEKNGYITSFSMEADNGKRRTYYKITDQGLNYYREKCEEWRLTKDVIERFIDE
- a CDS encoding GGDEF domain-containing protein yields the protein MTFYIYIIEPLSADPPDNMMDVLAAYTLYEKTYEADELTDLGNYTGDAYPKDVALEYLKRMDTDTTVTYFRNDTDFGKIYTAIRPLINSKGEPIAVICGDILIDDIYKAAYTYALATFIVALIAGLLLVLALNRWYNKRIVKPIRNLENATGKIEDKCRKRAPVSELVMDEIDIHTHDEIESLSGSIFSMVEDIRNYASDLINKDKKISDMQDKNSQLEVLANRDSLTGIRNKTAYDNEIKSLEWNLKLEKTEFGIGVVDLNYLKIINDTYGHEKGNEAIKNICHIVCVIFAHSPVFRVGGDEFVIILKGQDLENIDSLIDKFNQELSDLANNKGLSPWEAVSAAIGYATYDSDKDEGAINVFKRADNNMYENKKRMHAERT
- a CDS encoding putative bifunctional diguanylate cyclase/phosphodiesterase — its product is MRLIMKIAELMANKLEKLFQEASLENIKADTYKDLCGALHVTKMYYDMDLGGDDRYRNHRTGKLIFEATPVDDKLVLYDSGMPGGLKKCYNFYYDGNEYVHAYIEFEKAVKEDDIDQELCAFMANVIYIIISRQNMRKMLDYAETSDVLTGIPNIAMVQRKYYTVLQHSRPQDYAVLRINLRNFRYINEMCGAQAGDEAIIQYSRKLLKFTEDDECAGRMGGDNFVVYLHNENLKNFLKKISTVTISKLKNAPNNRFDVVAWVGISMLSEDENKTFLERLNDANVACGLGKSRLKQDVVYYGKELKNMVMQGRDIIGIFPTAVKNHEFTPFFQPKVDMKTGKLVGFEALCRWFHEDHYIYPDQFIPILDREGLIPKLDLAIFDETCKAIKRWKEMGLTPPRISSNFSRKDLFVPKIENKILKVIEENGLSTDDVEIEITESTKDVEYERLITFVKTLKENGLFISIDDFGTGYSSLSLLHNIDVDVIKIDKSFTDMITADDKTAILVESIITIAQRLKMEIIAEGVETKEQGKKLVELGCNLAQGYYYSKPVDYQSATEIINSCDYAPVV
- a CDS encoding GNAT family N-acetyltransferase; the encoded protein is MRLKMKAEQLWTEYCSKKGIDINTPYEAWSFGEDEEGDDLLRLVLAGKKFGTASLYDAYEAEDALDELPKAGDYSVLLNSKNEAVCIIKNYDVYIRKFNEVPPYHAYSEGEGDRSLKYWREVHKEFFEEEAKEDGIEFTEESRVVCEKFSLEYTLEKETTADDELLFIEPSMVFADEIAAYRQEMLDVDSSFDGCFSMKRMPDPKEYVDYCIGWANPSRVADEHGAWGNVLMVFRKSDMKMVGCMQVHNVLTQRMKDFTGHVGYSVRPSEREKGYAKRMLAKSLDFLTAFGFKEVYVSCVPTNIASRKTILANGGEYIETKYLECDNVNLERYRICI
- a CDS encoding tyrosine-type recombinase/integrase, with the translated sequence MGENSAYYNSLKQKRRQDTENIKSSLPQHVHGFVDECLLRYQPSTAFNYAQDILFFYKYLKEKNPICRNLELRNITFEVIENLGPQDINEFQNYVASGHKPDKTGNIKPVNERAIARKMAAVRNYFQYLVKYDYLNADPTIKAVVKKKNPEKKDIRRLDSEQVQKLIDSVENVNSASYHSRVMSEITAKRDLAIVTLLLNTGIRVSECAGLDLTDVNFDENSITIVRKGGYEDHLYINELIRNTLKDYIKNERPTLLENAEDPALFISLKHRRMSIRSIQHMIEKYGKNTGLSQKLTPHKLRRTYGTALYNKTSDIYMVADVLGHKDVNTTVKHYAAIEEEHKRQASQVDVYAPDPDEKSRL
- a CDS encoding DMT family transporter; translated protein: MDKNKIKGILLTTIGAACWGLSGSVGQYLFDVQMMDSRWLVPIRLGLSGVLILLYSLIKYPDSVFLPWKSKEKAITMLIYGLAGVSACQFLYFLTIELSTAAVGTIMQDLAPIFILGYTCITTKRFPKFLEILSIIMALLGVFFLTSHGNITTMTVPSLAIITGVLSAVCVMIYNVLAPKLTNDIPVIVAQGWSFLLGGICIGIIFRTWTIHYIPNLYGILGIIFVIVVGNLCAFTLYISGVKLIGPSKAILYSFAEPLTAAVISTLVLGSAFTAFDALGFAMIFIMLWLITVSKSS